One genomic region from Rosa rugosa chromosome 1, drRosRugo1.1, whole genome shotgun sequence encodes:
- the LOC133724982 gene encoding shikimate O-hydroxycinnamoyltransferase-like, protein MAMVSVTVKESTIVKPSEEMAPRSLWNANVDLVIPSMHTPSVYFYRPNGASNFFEPRVLKHALSKALVPFYPMAGRLKRDDDGRIEIDCNGEGVLFVVAETSSVIDDFGDFAPTLELRKLIPTVDYAAGIASYPLLVLQVTYFKCGGVSLGVGMQHHVADGFSGLHFVNTWSDMARGLDLTIPPFIDRTLLRARDPPQPEFPHIEYQPAPPMKHPQQSTKPGAEETTIAIFRLTREQLNTLKAKSKEDGNTVNYSSYEMLAGHVWRCACKARELPDDQDTKLYIATDGRSRLQPPLPPGYFGNVIFTATPIAVAGDLQSKPTWYAASKIHNALVRMDNDYLRSALDYLELQPDLSALVRGAHTFRCPNLGITSWVRLPIHDADFGWGRPIFMGPGGIGYEGLAFIIPSATNDGSLSVAISLQSEHMKSFSKLLYDM, encoded by the exons ATGGCGATGGTGAGCGTCACCGTGAAGGAGTCGACGATAGTGAAGCCGTCGGAGGAGATGGCGCCGCGGTCGCTGTGGAACGCCAACGTCGACCTCGTGATTCCGAGTATGCACACCCCCAGCGTCTACTTCTACCGCCCGAACGGAGCGTCTAACTTCTTCGAGCCGCGCGTGCTCAAACACGCGCTCTCGAAGGCTCTGGTGCCGTTCTACCCCATGGCGGGGCGTCTGAAGCGCGACGACGACGGTCGTATCGAGATCGATTGTAATGGCGAGGGCGTGCTGTTTGTCGTCGCTGAGACAAGCTCTGTGATCGATGATTTTGGCGATTTTGCCCCCACTCTCGAGCTCCGGAAGCTCATCCCCACCGTTGATTACGCCGCTGGGATTGCTTCGTATCCGCTCCTGGTCTTGCAG GTCACATACTTCAAATGTGGTGGAGTGTCACTTGGTGTTGGCATGCAACATCATGTTGCAGATGGATTTTCTGGTCTCCACTTTGTGAATACATGGTCTGATATGGCTCGAGGTCTTGACCTTACAATTCCACCATTCATCGACAGGACATTACTTCGTGCCCGAGACCCACCTCAGCCTGAATTCCCTCACATTGAATACCAACCTGCTCCACCCATGAAACATCCCCAGCAAAGCACAAAACCTGGTGCGGAGGAGACAACTATCGCCATCTTTAGATTGACGCGCGAACAACTCAACACTTTGAAAGCCAAGTCTAAGGAAGATGGCAACACTGTCAACTATAGCTCATATGAGATGTTGGCAGGTCATGTTTGGAGATGTGCATGTAAGGCGCGTGAACTTCCCGATGATCAAGACACCAAATTATATATTGCTACTGATGGCAGGTCCAGATTGCAACCCCCACTCCCACCTGGTTACTTTGGCAATGTGATTTTCACAGCCACACCTATTGCTGTAGCTGGGGACCTCCAATCAAAACCAACATGGTATGCGGCAAGCAAGATTCACAATGCTTTGGTGCGTATGGACAATGATTATCTTAGATCCGCTCTTGACTACCTTGAGCTTCAGCCTGATCTTTCAGCCCTTGTCCGTGGGGCTCATACTTTTAGGTGTCCCAATCTTGGGATTACTAGTTGGGTTAGGCTGCCGATCCATGATGCCGATTTTGGGTGGGGTCGACCCATTTTCATGGGACCTGGTGGAATCGGATACGAGGGGCTGGCATTTATAATACCAAGTGCAACTAATGACGGGAGTTTATCAGTCGCCATTTCCCTGCAATCTGAACATATGAAATCATTTTCGAAGCTGCTGTACGACATGTAA
- the LOC133737959 gene encoding uncharacterized protein LOC133737959, protein MEHRTQQPARLQPTTSLRQSASAVSELRLQAPVFSICWVTVAVRKRSSPITCQPFSISAKNSKPPLTCFQALRRGPNDVIVKSRRDSPGLIFSRPPPRWLWNPIHLDRSKSAAGKCFTALIYRMPWIICAMLFLMNKIRQELQSYLSNGPITIVTGSQTGASRYGIIIVAVVAGYGYFWWKGWKLPDMMFATRRSLADAGKSFSKQIDGVFSSISITRRQLSSNLDGVDCNLAESIETTVRTQQEVIELQGKTDSISTDFRKVQHAVLTLETKINIIEGKQDSTNDGVWRLCDYAKRLENSRTTERIQACIELFL, encoded by the exons ATGGAACACAGAACACAGCAACCTGCAAGGCTACAACCAACAACCAGTCTCCGCCAGTCCGCCTCTGCAGTCTCTGAGCTTCGCCTCCAGGCTCCAG TGTTTTCAATCTGCTGGGTGACTGTTGCAGTAAGGAAAAGATCGTCTCCCATCACTTGTCAGCCGTTTTCAATCTCAGCAAAGAACTCAAAGCCGCCATTGACGTGCTTCCAAGCTTTGCGTCGCGGTCCAAACGACGTTATCGTCAAGTCAAGGAGGGATTCTCCAGGCCTTATCTTCTCCAGGCCTCCACCAAG ATGGCTTTGGAATCCTATACATTTGGACCGTTCAAAATCGGCAGCAGGGAAGTGTTTCACAGCTCTAATCTATCGTATGCCTTGGATAATCTGTGCCATGTTGTTCCTG ATGAACAAAATACGGCAGGAGCTGCAGTCATATTTGTCAAATGGACCAATTACAATTGTGACTGGGAGTCAAACAG GTGCTAGCAGATAtggtataattattgttgcAGTAGTGGCAGGATATGGCTACTTTTGGTGGAAG GGGTGGAAACTTCCTGATATGATGTTTGCAACAAGACGTAGCTTAGCTGATGCTGGCAAGTCTTTTTCTAAACAGATTGACGGTGTCTTTTCATCGATTTCA ATCACCAGGCGACAATTATCTTCAAACTTGGATGGTGTGGACTGTAATTTAGCTGAGAGTATTGAAACTACTGTTAGGACACAACAGGAG GTTATTGAACTACAAGGAAAAACAGATTCCATCAGCACGGATTTTAGAAAAGTTCAACATGCAGTGCTGACTCTG GAAACTAAGATTAACATAATAGAAGGCAAGCAG GATTCAACTAATGACGGAGTGTGGAGGTTGTGTGACTATGCCAAGAGATTGGAAAATAGCAGAACCACAGAACGTATTCAGGCATGTATTGAACTCTTCCTGTGA
- the LOC133728492 gene encoding uncharacterized protein LOC133728492 has translation MYRFPLFEIVGITCTEQTFNVAFVYMSKEAEDNYRWALSRLRTLMDEDSMPGVIVTDRELALMKATENAFPDTHQILSFESKYFAFPEEINYLKTNWLNKYKEMFIAAWTNNYMHLGATTSNRAESAHAKLKRELRSSQLDFNVSWEHIHSLLCLHHTEVKASFEKSRCFVQHEFKHVNLRELIGFVSIAALNKIVYEANKEPAEKRKTKGRPSKEDSSTRRLPYGFEIINTLLSERETHSPLPSVQKVSRKSNTKTSNDHSEKSKADKLAQKDMRFELTQKYTAQFIFGMRPYIIGSMDVENDGNCGFRVVASALGFGRKHWRKMRIDLLNELKGTLELYEALYGGQSSVDKLCKRINHSASNIAPKRKWMDLPDMGHLIATCYGVVVVNLSDGQCFTFLPLCEYSEGKPMEVNLREIVLGFVNSDHFVQICLLPGHPLPPITPNWIYHADDKAKSLYLKYQDRFQQYDQLPHPERVTNISSETVQLDDDNELTDEIVQLGDATLPQ, from the exons ATGTATCGTTTTCCACTTTTTGAGATTGTGGGTATTACATGCACTGAGCAAACTTTCAATGTTGCGTTTGTTTACATGTCAAAGGAGGCAGAAGATAATTACAGATGGGCACTGAGTAGGTTAAGAACACTTATGGATGAGGATTCTATGCCTGGGGTAATTGTCACTGATCGGGAATTAGCACTTATGAAAGCCACTGAAAATGCCTTTCCCGATACTCATCAGATTTTAT CTTTTGAATCAAAATACTTTGCATTTCCTGAGGAGATAAATTATTTGAAGACCAATTGGTTGAACAAGTATAAGGAAATGTTCATTGCAGCATGGACAAACAACTACATGCATCTTGGTGCAACGACTTCGAATCG GGCCGAGAGTGCACATGCAAAGCTCAAGCGAGAACTTAGATCTTCCCAACTTGACTTCAATGTATCATGGGAGCACATCCACTCATTATTGTGTTTGCATCATACTGAAGTTAAGGCTTCATTTGAAAAAAGTCGATGTTTTGTGCAACATGAGTTCAAGCATGTAAACTTGAGAGAGTTGATAGGATTTGTGTCCATTGCGGCATTGAACAAGATCGTCTATGAAGCGAACAA GGAGCCAGCTGAAAAGAGAAAGACCAAAGGGCGTCCAAGTAAGGAAGACAGTAGCACTCGTCGTTTGCCATATGGGTTTGAAATTATAAATACATTGTTGTCTGAGCGTGAGACCCATTCGCCTCTTCCAAGTGTTCAAAAAGTCTCACGTAAGTCAAATACGAAGACAAGTAATGACCACTCAGAGAAAAGTAAG GCAGATAAGCTGGCTCAGAAGGATATGAGGTTTGAGCTAACTCAGAAGTATACAGCACAGTTCATATTTGGCATGCGGCCATATATTATCGGTTCGATGGATGTCGAAAATGATGGTAATTGTGGTTTTAGAGTTGTGGCATCGGCTTTGGGATTTGGTAGAAAACATTGGCGTAAAATGCGAATTGATTTGCTAAATGAGCTAAAAGGCACGCTTGAGCTTTATGAAGCTCTTTATGGAGGACAAAGTTCTGTGGACAAACTTTGTAAACGAATTAACCATTCTGCATCCAATATTGCACCTAAACGGAAATGGATGGATCTACCAGACATGGGGCATTTGATTGCAACTTGTTATGGAGTAGTGGTTGTCAACTTGTCAGATGGTCAGTGCTTCACATTTCTCCCATTATGTGAATACAGCGAGGGAAAACCAATGGAAGTAAATTTACGTGAGATTGTCCTTGGATTTGTGAACAGCGATCACTTTGTTCAG ATATGTTTATTGCCTGGGCACCCATTGCCACCGATCACACCAAATTGGATTTACCATGCAGATGATAAAGCTAAAAGTTTGTACTTGAAATATCAAGACCGTTTCCAGCAATATGATCAATTGCCACATCCTGAAAGAGTGACTAATATATCCTCAGAAACAGTGCAACTTGACGATGACAATGAACTTACTGATGAAATTGTTCAACTTGGTGATGCCACACTACCCCAATAa